CCGGGGCGTCCGCCTCGCCGGGGGCCGCGTCCTCGAACAGGTGGGTGTGGGTCCATGCGGCGAGGGGGCCGGAGACCATCTCGTCCCGGAACATCCGGCCGTCCTCGTACGCGGTGTGCCGAGCGGTCCACGGGACCTTGGGCGTGGCCGCCGCCGGAATCCGCCGCGCCAGCCCCGCCGGGAGCGTCCCCTTGAGGAAGCCGTCCGCGGTGTCCGCGAACAGGCCGGCACCGCCCGGGGCCGCGATGCGCAGCCGCGTCTCGGAGCCCACCGCCAGGCCGTCCGTGGGGCCGGAGACCAGCTCGGACGCGAAGGGCGGGTTCATGCGTTGCAGCGCGCCGGGGCCGGCCATCCACCCCCAGACGGTCTCGCGGGGGTGGGCCAGGAGGGTGCGGTGCTCGAACACACGGGTCTGCGTCATGGGCCCACTGTGGCACACGCCCCGGACGCGACATCAGGTCCCGCCGTGTCACGGGAGAATGAGGACGACCGACGACGCCGTCCCGTGAGGAAGCCATGACCCACCCCGCCGCGATGCTCCCCGAGCTGCGCTGGACCGCCGCCGCCCTGCCGGACACGGAGATGACCCTCGTGGCCGTCTACTCCCCCGAGGACGGCGCGGTCCGGGCCTCGGGCGTCGCCGTCCCCCGGGACGAGGAGCCCCCGGCGGCCGCCGTCGGCCGCCTGCTGCTCGAGCTCATGGACCGGCTCGAGGCGATCGCCCCGGAGACGGCGGAGCGGGAGATGGACCCGCGGCCCGTGGAGCCGCGGGACGGCGTGGACCAGCCGGTGGCGGACGCGCTCGCGGCGTACGCGGCCGGGGACGTGGCCGCGCTCGACGCCCTCCCCGTGGTGCAGCCCGGCACCGGCTTCCGTCAGGACGCGTGGGCAGCGCTGCGCTCGGTGCCCCCCGGCGCCCCCGTCACGTACGGCGAGCTGGCCGCACGGGCCGGGTCACCGCGGGCCGTGCGCGCGGCAGGCGGGGCGTGCGCCGCCAACCTGGCCGCCGTCGTCGTGCCGTGCCATCGCGTGGTGCCCGCCGCGGGCGGGACCGGGAGCTACCTCTACGGGCCCGCGGCGAAGGCGGCGCTCCTGGAGCACGAGGCGCGCCACGCCTGAGGGGTAGGACGGAAAGAACCTCCTGTTGTGCGCGGGACCTCGTCCTGAGGACACGGCCCTGCGCACAGCGGGAGGTCCACTGGTTGATCGGCCAGGCCGGCGAGCAGATCGGATTCCCACTCCGCACAGTCCCCCGACATCCGTCACGCCTCGACTTCGCGGAACCTCGAGGTCACGTCACTCCATGCTTGGGGCGGCACGGAGGACGTCAAGGT
This Micrococcus flavus DNA region includes the following protein-coding sequences:
- a CDS encoding methylated-DNA--[protein]-cysteine S-methyltransferase, producing MTHPAAMLPELRWTAAALPDTEMTLVAVYSPEDGAVRASGVAVPRDEEPPAAAVGRLLLELMDRLEAIAPETAEREMDPRPVEPRDGVDQPVADALAAYAAGDVAALDALPVVQPGTGFRQDAWAALRSVPPGAPVTYGELAARAGSPRAVRAAGGACAANLAAVVVPCHRVVPAAGGTGSYLYGPAAKAALLEHEARHA